The Myxococcales bacterium genomic sequence CCGCCGCGCCTGTTCGTCGTGGGCTCGCGGGCCGACGAGAGCCGCCGCCAGATTGAACGCTTGTGTGCGTCCGGGGGAGGGCATCTTTGGCAGATCGACCCCACGCGTGAGCCGGGGGGCGAGCTCGTGAGCTTGCCCGCCGAGAACGTGCCCGTGGTGCTCGCCCCTCACCCCGCCATCGAGGCCTCACCTGCGCAGGTGGCGCGCGCCCTGGCCCGCGCCGCCCACGAGCTCGTGGACCGGTGGTCGCTTCACGCGGTGTTTGCGTGCGGAGGCGACACCGCGGGCGCCCTGCTCGACAGCCTGGGCGTCAAGAGCTTCGGCTCGCAGGGCGAGGTGACCCGCGGGGTGTGTCGATCCCTCGTGCGCTATGGTTCACGAACTCTGGAGTTTTTCACCAAGCCCGGTGGCTTCGGCGACGAGAACGTTTTGCTGGAGCTCCTGGCCCAAACCCAGCGCGCCGCGGCCTAGGGCCCGGCGGCGTTTCGGGGGTCAGGGGGCCTGGACGTTTTCGTACCACGCCAGATTGCCCGTTTTTTCTCCCGAGACCAATACGTCGAGGTCACCGTCTCCGTCGCGGTCGATGAGCTGCACTTCGTACGATCGCTGAGCAAAGGAGATCGTGTGTTTGCGGAACCGCGCGTGCCCGTCGTTCTCGAACCACGCGAGCTCGTTCGAATCGCTTCCGCAGCTGGCCAGATCCAGGTCTCCATCCCGATCCACGTCTCCCGTCGCCAGCGCGTGGGGCGACTTCAAGGTCGTGTCGATGGCGAAGGGCGTGAAGGTTGGCGCTAAAAAGCCCACCAGGCCTTCGCCGTGCCCCCGCGCCCCCACGAGGTCGAGCTTGCCGTTGCCGTCGAGGTCGGCCGGATATAGATGCGTGGCTCCCGGCTGTGCGGCGGCGATGAGCTTGGGCGTCCAGGGCACGCCGTCCACGCCAGGCCATTGCCAGGCCATGAACGTGTTGCCCACCTTCGCGCCCGTGAAAAGCTGCGCATGCCCCGTGCCGAACACGTCGGCCATGGCCAGGTAGTGAACGAACCCTGGTGCGTCCCGGTCGGCCAGCACGACGCGGGGCCAGCTCGCCTCGTCGAGCGCCGCGGGACGTTTGTAAGCCACGATGGAGTTTGGCAGAGCCCCCTCGGGCAGGTTGCTCGTGACCACCAGTTCGGGCGTGGGCTCTTCATCAACGTTCGCCACCAGCACACTGTGAACGCCATCACTGCCCCCCGCTTCGGCCCTGTCGATGAACCGCTTGCTCCAGGGGCTTGCGAAGGGCTGCGGCGGCTGCTGCAGCCAAAACACCTGGCCGGGTCGAAAGTCGCCGCCTACAACATCCGTCAGGCCATCGCCGTCCACGTCCCACGTCTGCATCGAAATCGGCGCCACGTCGTGGGCCACGTCATAGGGCGTCCACGACGGCGCGTGGTAAACGACCACACGTTGCCCGATGCGATCAGACCCGAGCACGTCCAACAGCCCGTCTCCGTCGAGATCGAGAGCCACCGCGCTGCGACAGTCGACGCCCGTGGCCACGTCGTGCCTTCGCCACTCTGGCGGCGTGCGGGGGGCTGCGGACGCGCGTGCCGGTGCGGGCGGCGCAGGCACCGTGTGGCGACAGGCAGGCACGGCGAGCATGAGACCCAGGCAAGCCCATACTCTCGATAGGCGATGATGCTTCACGGATTTCAGAGTGACAGGCCGCGCGTGGGACGCAAAGTCCGCCGCCTGCTTGGGGCCGCGATCCTCGTGGCGACCGGCAGCCTGGGGGGCGGGCCGCCTTCAAAGGCGTGGGCCGCAGAGACGCCGGCGTCCCGCGTGCCATGGGTCAGCTCACAGGTGCAGGGCTCCCCGGATCCCGAGCCGCTCTACAAACCCGAACGTGTCTGGCCCACGCTCACCTTCGACGAGGCGCTCGAGATCGTCACGGCCCCGGGGCTTGCGCGGCTCTTCGTGCTCGAGCGCTACGGCCGGATCGATTCCATCGCCGACGATCCGGCGGCGCCCCCCGATCGACAACCCTTCGCCGATCTCAAGTCGTTCTTGCCGAAGTTCGACAGCGTCTACGGCATGGCCTTTCATCCGGCGTTTCCGCGCAAACGGCAGGTCTTCCTGTGCTACACGCAAAAGCGCTACGGCGCCGAAGCGACGCGTGTGTCGCGCTTCGAGGTGTCTGGGGAGCCCACGCTGCGCCTGGTGCCCGCGTCCGAACAGGTGCTCTTCACCTTCACCGCCGGCTCTCACAATGGAGGCAACCTGCGCTTCGGCCCCGATGGGTACCTCTACGTCTCCACGGGCGATGCGCAGGCTCCGTCGCCCCCGGACCCGCTGAACACGGGGCAGGACCTCACCGATCTTACGGCCGCGGTCTTGCGGATCGACGTGGACCACACGGGCCCCACGCGTCCTTACGCCATCCCCGCCGACAATCCCTTCGTGAACACCCCCGGGGCGCGTCCCGAGATCTACGCGTACGGGTTGCGAAACCCATGGAAGATGGCGTTTCACCCGCACAACGGGTCCCTGTGGGTGGGGGATGTGGGCTGGGAAGCCTGGGAGATGATCTACGACGTCAAAAAGGGCGGCAACTACGGATGGCCCATCGTGGAAGGCCCGCAGTCGGTGCGCAAGGAGGCCCAACCGGGTCCCACACCGATCCTGCCGCCGGTGATCGCGCATCCGCATACGGAAGCCGCGTCGATCACGGGAGGCTATGTCTACCGGGGGCAGCGCTTGCCGGCGCTTGCGGGACGTTACGTCTACGGTGACTACGTCACGGGCAAGATCTGGGCCCTGCCCACCGACCCGCCGCAGCCCAAGGCGCAGGAGATCGCCAGCACCAACCTGAAGATCGTTTCGTTCGGCGAAAGTGGGGCGGGTGAGCTCTTTTTCCTCGACTGGGGCAACCAAGCGGGCCTTTACCGGCTTGCCCCGAATCCTCACGCGGGGCGCAGCGCCGCCTTCCCCACTCGCCTCAGCGAAACGGGGGTGTTCAGAGAGGTTGCGGCCCAGGTCCCGAGCCCTGGGGTGTACGAGTTTCAGATCAATCTGCCCGCGTTCGCCGACGGCGCGATCTCGCGGCGCTTCGTGGGGTTGCCAGGTGAGGGACGCCTGACCACGCGGCTGACGACGCGCAACGATGGCCGCACCGTGCTCGGAACCTCGCGTCCCAAGGGTGCGGTCTTCGTCAAAACCCTCGCGCTGCCGTCACGGCGCCCGGGAGCCCCTGCGCGCAACATCGAGACCCAGCTTCTACACTTCGATGGCGAGACCTGGCGTGGGTACAGCTACCGCTGGAACGAAGCTCAGACCGATGCAGACCTCGTTCCCGGCGAGGGTGAGGTGGTGCGTCTGGCTGCTGCGGATGGTGAGTCGCCCGCCTCCTGGCGCTTTCCCGCACGGTCGGAGTGCCTGCGCTGCCACAACCCACACGCCGGAACGCTCCTGTCGTTTCAGCCCGGGCAGCTGGCGCGCGCGGCGCGCGCGGGCACACCCAGCGAAGGCCAGCGCCTCGCGGACCTCGGCCTCGTGGACCCGGCCTTCGTAACGACCGGCGCAACGTACCCCGTCTTTGCACCCAAGAACCACAAGGCCACCCTGGAAGCCCGCGCGCGCTCCTGGTTGCACGTCAATTGCTCGCACTGCCACCGCTTCCAGGCGGGGGGCTCCGTGGCCATCGAGGTCAACCTCGAGCCGCCGCTCGCGCGGACAGGCCTCGTGGGGGCGTCTGCCATGCAAGGAGATTTGGGGCTCGAAGAGGCGCGTATCGTGGCGCCGGGTGATCCTTGGCGTTCGGTGCTCTACGCGCGGGTCGCCACTCCCGGGCGGGGGCACATGCCCCTCGTCGGCCCCCGGCAGGTTGATCCCGAGGGCCTCGCGCTGCTTCGCACCTGGATCACCTCCCTTGGCACCCAGAAGGAGCGGCGGGCCGCGGCCGCGCGCCAGCGGCAGATCGTGGCGCGTTATGCCTCACCTCGGCGGCGAAGCGAACCGCTCACCAACGTCTCCGATGCCTTGGCGCTGCTCGACGCCCTCGAGCGCGGTGTCCTGAAAGGCAAGGCCGCTGCAGCGGCCCGGGGAGCCGGCGTGGCGTCCCCCGACGTGGTCATCGCCGATCTTTTTCGCCGCTTCGATCCCAACGCCGGGCGCGAAGAGATGCTGGGCGAAGCCCCCGCACTCGACGGGATCCTGGCGCGTGCGGGTGATCCCGTACGCGGCGCGAAGCTCTTCGGTTCGTCGGGCAAGGGGCAATGCACCCTCTGTCACAAAATGGGCGACGAGGGCCGAGACTTTGGCCCCGACTTGTCCACCATCGGCGCACGGTACGAAGCGCGTGAACTCCTCCTACACATTCTGTCTCCCAACGCGAAGGTGGACCCCGCGTTCGTGGCGGTGTCGATTGGCACCAAAGCAGGCGACGGCGTTTCGGGCTTCGTGGTGGAGGAAGACGCGCGCACGATCGTGCTGAAGGTCCCCACCGGCGACCGGGTGCGCATCGCCAAAGACGACGTCGAGGTGCGTACCCCGCTCGAAGGCTCCCTCATGCCCGAGGGCCTCTTGCAGATGTTCACGGCCCAAGAGGCCGCCGATCTGCTGACCTACTTGAAAGCGAAGAAGTAAGCCCATGAAAACCTCCGCCTTGGTGTCTTTCGTTTCGTCCGTGGTGTGGCTGGCGTCGTCTTGCGCCAGCGCAAGGCCGCTGCCCGTACGGCAAGAGGCCCCACGGGCGGCCAAGTCTGCCCCGGCCGAATCCCCGCCTTCGGGAAGCCCGGCGGATCACCTTCCCGCGCACATCAAACGGCTCACCCAGTTTGGCGAGCGTCCCGATTGGTCACACGATGGCAAGCGCATTTTGTTCCTCAGCAAGGTCTTCGGCGACGTCTACGAGTATGACCTCGAGACGGGGTCCCTGATCCCGGTGACCCTGCACTTTCGCCACTACGGTTTCACCCGCGCGCTTTATCTTCCGGGCGGCGACATCTTGCTCTCGGGCCCGCGTGCGCCCTTCGATGAACGCGACCGCGCCGATCGCGAGCGCGCCCGCAACGGCTGTGAGCTGTCCGTGTTGTCGCGCACGCGGCGCGCGACGCCCACTCCGCTTGGGGTGCTGGCCAGCGAAGGTCCGGCCGTGTCGCGCTACAGGATGCGGATCGCCTGGGCCGAGACCTGGCGCCAGCGCCCCGATGACCTCAAAGACTCCGAAACCGAGATCTTCGTAGCCGAGCTCACCGCGGATGCCGGAACGTTTGCGCTCACGAACAAGCGCAAGGTGCTCGACAGCCGGCAGATGGGCCTACGCATCCATTCGCTCGAGACCCAGAACTTCGTGCCGCCGCACGATGAAGCCCTCACCGTCACCGTGTACGGCTTCCAAGGAACCGAGACTTATCTTCTCGATCTCAAAACGGGCGTGTACACGAACCAGAGCCAGGCCCCCAACGACTACGACGAGGCCGAAGGCATCTTCCCTGATGGCCTGTCCACCGCGGTGGAATCGGCGCCGAGCCGCGGCAGCGCCTGGCCCCTCGTGGACGTGTATCGCTTGTGGCTCGACGGCAGCGGCCGCAAGCAGCAGCTCACACGTTTTACGGATTACCCGGGATACAAGGCAGCCCAGCCGATCGTCAGCGACGATGGCCGTTCCTTGGTCTTCCAAATGGGCCGCTCGGGTGACGAGGCCGGAGAGGGCCACGGCCTCTTCCTCCTGGACCTCGGCGCAGTCCCGGCGGTGCCGTAGCCGCCGGGTCGCGCACGCGGCGCGGGCCTCCCCCCGAGCCCCCGTCGCTTCGAGACGGGCCCGGGCGAGAGGCCCTTACGCGCTTTGGCTCAGCTGGCCGTGCGCAAGGCGGTCTTGCGTTCGCGGCGGCGGCGGTGCAGGCACGGCTCCGTGTAGCCGTTCGGCTCCTGGCGTCCCTCGAACACCAGATCCAGCGCCGCGGCGAACGCGATGTTCCCCTCGACCGGAACCATCGGCTGATAAGCGGGATCCTTGGCGTTTTGTCGGTCGACGAGGGCAGCGACCTTCTCGAACGTGGCTACCACCTGTGCGCGTGTCACCAACCCATGGTGCAGCCAGTTGGCGATGTGTTGGCTCGAGATGCGCAGCGTGGCGCGGTCTTCCATCAGTCCCACGTCGTGCATGTCCGGGACCTTCGAGCAGCCCACGCCCTGATCGATCCAGCGCACCACGTATCCCAAGATGCCCTGGGCATTGTTCTCGAGCTCCGCTTGGATCGTCTCGGCGTTTGGACGTTCGGTCAGCACGGGCGGCGTGAGCAGGGACAGCAGCGGCGCCCGCTCGCGCGAAGCCAGCTGGGCCTGTACGGCGGCCACATCGACCTGGTGGTAATGAAGCGCGTGCAACGTGGCCGCGGTGGGGGAGGGCACCCACGCGGTGGTGGCCCCGGCCCGCGGATGAGCGGCCTTCGTGTCCATCATCGCCCTCATCTCATCCGGCATGGCCCACATGCCCTTGCCGATCTGCCCGCGCCCCGCGAGGCCCGCGGCCAAACCCACGTCCACGTTGTGGTCTTCGTAGGCCCGGATCCACGTGGCGTTCTTCATGTCCGCCTTGCGCACCACGGGTCCGGCTTCCATCACGCTGTGAATTTCGTCACCCGTGCGATCCAAAAACCCCGTGTTGATGAAGATCACACGCTCGCGCGCATGTCGCAAACACGCCCACAGGTTCGTGGTGGTGCGCCGCTCTTCATCCATGATGCCCATCTTGATGGTGTTGGGCGCAAGACCCAAGGCACGCTCCACCGCTGCGAATACGGCCACGGTGAATGCCACCTCTTCGGGGCCGTGCAGCTTCGGCTTGACGATGTAGACGCTGCCCGTGCGGCTGTTGCGAAGAGGCGAGAGACCCCCAAGGTCGGCGCGTGCCGCCAAGGTCGTCACCATCGCGTCCAGCAGGCCTTCGGGGATCGGCTCACCCTCGGACGACAGCACGGCATCCGTGTACATGTGGATGCCCACGTTGCGCACGAGCAGCACGGAGCGCCCGGGCAGCGTCAACGCGGCTCCGTCGACGCCTACATACGTGCGGTCGGGAGCGAGCCCGCGTTCGACGACCTTGCCGCCCTTGTCGAAGCGCGCCTTCAGCGTGCCTCGCATGAGGCCGGTCCAGTTGCGGTACACGCGCACCTTGTCCTCGGCATCCACGGCCGCCACCGAATCTTCGCAGTCAGCGATGGTGGTGAGCGCCGCTTCGAGCGTGACATCCTTGATGCCGGCGGGATGCATTTTGCCCACCGGATGTATGGCATCGAGCGCGATCTCCACGTGGAGGCCGTTGTGACGAAGCAGTACATGGCTGGGCCGGCCGGCTTCGAGACGGAAGCCCACGAACAGGTTGGGGTTCACGAGCGCCGTGTCCTGTCCGCCCACCAAACGCAAGCGCAGCGCCTTTGGGGATGCGCCCTCCCCCACGCTGAGCTCGGTCACCTCGGCCCACGATCCCCCCTCGAGGGGAGCGATCCCGTCGAGCAGGCTCATGGCCTCGGCCACCACCTGTGCGCCTCGGGTGGCGTTAAAGCCTGCGGTCGCCCGCAGGTTGTCGGGGTCGGCGACCACGTTGGTGCCGTAAAGCGCATCGTAGAGGCTGCCCCATCGGGCATTCGCCGCGTTGAGCGCGTAGCGCGCGTTGTCCACGGGCACCACCAGCTGAGGCCCCGCCGTGCGCGCGATCTCGAGGTCCACGTTCGCCGTTTCGATCTGAAACGCCGGACCTGGCTCGACGAGGTAGCCTATCTCCTTCAAAAACCGCTCGTACGTGGGCAGGTTGAAGGCTTCGCCCCTGTGCGTGGCGTGCCAGGCGTCGAGCTTGGCCTGCAGCTCGTTGCGCTTGTCGAGCAAGGCCCTGTTTTGCGGGGCGAAGTCCCGAACGAGGACGGCCAAAGCCTGCCAAAAAGCCTCCGGTGTCACACCTGTCCCTGGTGCCACCTCGTCGCGAATCAGCGATGCCAAAGCGGGGGCAACCTTCAACCCCGCAACCTCGATGTAGTCGTGATGCATGTTCATCCTTTCGGTAGCTGGAGCGGGTCGGCGAGGTGCAACCCATAAACCGCCACCATGCCCAAGATCCCCACCATCGTGAGGTAAAAGAGCGTGGGAAGCAGTGTCTTTCGAAGCGTGGTGCCCTCTTCCCCCAAAAGCCCCACGCTGGCCGAGGCGGCCACCACGTTGTGAATCGCGATCATGTTGCCCGCGGCCGCGCCCACGGCCTGGAGCGCCACCACCATGAGACCACTGATCGCGAGGTTTTGGGCCACGCCGTACTGGAACTGCACGAGCATCATGTTGGACACGGTGTTCGAGCCCGCGATGAAGGCCCCGAGCGCCCCCACCACGCCCGCGACCCCCGGCCACACGGCGCCCACATTTTGCGAGGCCCAGCTCGCCAGCGCGATGGGCATGCTGGCGTAACCCCCTCCGTTGACGTCGGAGTGGATCAGGATCCGCACCATCGGAACGGTGAACACACAGCACCACCCCTGCACCGCGCAGCACGCGCGAGGACTCCACGAAGGCCTGCTTGAGGGCACGACCCGGCATCGCGTGAAGCCGGCTGGTGATGAGCACCACGAGCACCAGGATCGTGCCGGGCAGGTAAAGCGGGGTCGTCTTGGCAACGATGTTGGTTCCGAAGATCCCAGGCCACACCAGGGCCACCCGCTTGAGCGCTGCACCCAACCCCAGGTCCACGCGGGTCAAAACCAAAAGGCTCGCCAGCAGCACGTAGGGGATCCAGGCTTTCCAGGCTGGCAGCGACGAGGTGGCCGCTGCGGCGCTGGCCTCGGCCTTCGCGTTCAGGTGGCCTCCCCAGCTCGGCG encodes the following:
- a CDS encoding VCBS repeat-containing protein gives rise to the protein MLAVPACRHTVPAPPAPARASAAPRTPPEWRRHDVATGVDCRSAVALDLDGDGLLDVLGSDRIGQRVVVYHAPSWTPYDVAHDVAPISMQTWDVDGDGLTDVVGGDFRPGQVFWLQQPPQPFASPWSKRFIDRAEAGGSDGVHSVLVANVDEEPTPELVVTSNLPEGALPNSIVAYKRPAALDEASWPRVVLADRDAPGFVHYLAMADVFGTGHAQLFTGAKVGNTFMAWQWPGVDGVPWTPKLIAAAQPGATHLYPADLDGNGKLDLVGARGHGEGLVGFLAPTFTPFAIDTTLKSPHALATGDVDRDGDLDLASCGSDSNELAWFENDGHARFRKHTISFAQRSYEVQLIDRDGDGDLDVLVSGEKTGNLAWYENVQAP
- a CDS encoding PQQ-dependent sugar dehydrogenase; protein product: MGRKVRRLLGAAILVATGSLGGGPPSKAWAAETPASRVPWVSSQVQGSPDPEPLYKPERVWPTLTFDEALEIVTAPGLARLFVLERYGRIDSIADDPAAPPDRQPFADLKSFLPKFDSVYGMAFHPAFPRKRQVFLCYTQKRYGAEATRVSRFEVSGEPTLRLVPASEQVLFTFTAGSHNGGNLRFGPDGYLYVSTGDAQAPSPPDPLNTGQDLTDLTAAVLRIDVDHTGPTRPYAIPADNPFVNTPGARPEIYAYGLRNPWKMAFHPHNGSLWVGDVGWEAWEMIYDVKKGGNYGWPIVEGPQSVRKEAQPGPTPILPPVIAHPHTEAASITGGYVYRGQRLPALAGRYVYGDYVTGKIWALPTDPPQPKAQEIASTNLKIVSFGESGAGELFFLDWGNQAGLYRLAPNPHAGRSAAFPTRLSETGVFREVAAQVPSPGVYEFQINLPAFADGAISRRFVGLPGEGRLTTRLTTRNDGRTVLGTSRPKGAVFVKTLALPSRRPGAPARNIETQLLHFDGETWRGYSYRWNEAQTDADLVPGEGEVVRLAAADGESPASWRFPARSECLRCHNPHAGTLLSFQPGQLARAARAGTPSEGQRLADLGLVDPAFVTTGATYPVFAPKNHKATLEARARSWLHVNCSHCHRFQAGGSVAIEVNLEPPLARTGLVGASAMQGDLGLEEARIVAPGDPWRSVLYARVATPGRGHMPLVGPRQVDPEGLALLRTWITSLGTQKERRAAAARQRQIVARYASPRRRSEPLTNVSDALALLDALERGVLKGKAAAAARGAGVASPDVVIADLFRRFDPNAGREEMLGEAPALDGILARAGDPVRGAKLFGSSGKGQCTLCHKMGDEGRDFGPDLSTIGARYEARELLLHILSPNAKVDPAFVAVSIGTKAGDGVSGFVVEEDARTIVLKVPTGDRVRIAKDDVEVRTPLEGSLMPEGLLQMFTAQEAADLLTYLKAKK
- a CDS encoding malate synthase G produces the protein MAALPLLLGGVLLIGFRLSAKWSMATTFAIAAGIALGPWQVGMAHVAAASVSGLFAAFDILYIVFGALLLLHTLERSGGVNAIRRGFHAVSEDRRVQVVIVAWLFGSFIEGAAGFGAPAAIASPLMVAMGFPPACAVMLGMMIQSTAVTFGAVGTPVLLGVSVGFGEAFMTRSTAAGVDVLREVAARAASVHAIVGVFMPSLMCMMMTRFFGARRSWREGLGMLPFTLLGGVAFTLPYVLAAWFLGPEFPSLLGGLTGLATMTFVARKGWLRSRTTWDFPPRTEWPPSWGGHLNAKAEASAAAATSSLPAWKAWIPYVLLASLLVLTRVDLGLGAALKRVALVWPGIFGTNIVAKTTPLYLPGTILVLVVLITSRLHAMPGRALKQAFVESSRVLRGAGVVLCVHRSDGADPDPLRRQRRGLRQHAHRAGELGLAKCGRRVAGGRGRGGGARGLHRGLEHRVQHDARAVPVRRGPKPRDQWSHGGGAPGRGRGRGQHDRDSQRGGRLGQRGAFGGRGHHASKDTASHALLPHDGGDLGHGGGLWVAPRRPAPATERMNMHHDYIEVAGLKVAPALASLIRDEVAPGTGVTPEAFWQALAVLVRDFAPQNRALLDKRNELQAKLDAWHATHRGEAFNLPTYERFLKEIGYLVEPGPAFQIETANVDLEIARTAGPQLVVPVDNARYALNAANARWGSLYDALYGTNVVADPDNLRATAGFNATRGAQVVAEAMSLLDGIAPLEGGSWAEVTELSVGEGASPKALRLRLVGGQDTALVNPNLFVGFRLEAGRPSHVLLRHNGLHVEIALDAIHPVGKMHPAGIKDVTLEAALTTIADCEDSVAAVDAEDKVRVYRNWTGLMRGTLKARFDKGGKVVERGLAPDRTYVGVDGAALTLPGRSVLLVRNVGIHMYTDAVLSSEGEPIPEGLLDAMVTTLAARADLGGLSPLRNSRTGSVYIVKPKLHGPEEVAFTVAVFAAVERALGLAPNTIKMGIMDEERRTTTNLWACLRHARERVIFINTGFLDRTGDEIHSVMEAGPVVRKADMKNATWIRAYEDHNVDVGLAAGLAGRGQIGKGMWAMPDEMRAMMDTKAAHPRAGATTAWVPSPTAATLHALHYHQVDVAAVQAQLASRERAPLLSLLTPPVLTERPNAETIQAELENNAQGILGYVVRWIDQGVGCSKVPDMHDVGLMEDRATLRISSQHIANWLHHGLVTRAQVVATFEKVAALVDRQNAKDPAYQPMVPVEGNIAFAAALDLVFEGRQEPNGYTEPCLHRRRRERKTALRTAS